Proteins encoded within one genomic window of Tidjanibacter massiliensis:
- a CDS encoding DUF721 domain-containing protein, which produces MRRSRPMSIGELWSGFVEENPTRMRRLAEARIPDLWPEVVGPGAASLTRSLTMRNGVLYVALTSSVARHDIFMRRTELRHRLNELLGMNVVSNIIAK; this is translated from the coding sequence ATGAGGCGGAGCAGACCGATGAGCATAGGCGAACTTTGGTCGGGATTCGTCGAGGAGAACCCGACGAGGATGCGACGGCTTGCCGAGGCGCGGATACCCGACCTGTGGCCGGAAGTCGTCGGCCCCGGCGCCGCGTCGCTTACGCGGTCGCTGACCATGCGCAACGGCGTACTCTACGTGGCCCTTACCTCTTCCGTGGCACGCCACGACATCTTCATGCGGCGTACCGAACTCCGTCATCGGCTGAACGAGCTGCTCGGCATGAACGTCGTCTCCAACATCATCGCCAAGTAA
- the ade gene encoding adenine deaminase, producing the protein MKAILMKGGSVADGQRGTVSRADVLVRDGRIAAVGEGLPAAGAETLDCTGLMVTAGFVDAHVHIESSMVLPSAFGEAVLPHGTTCVIADPHEVVNVAGAEGLRSFLDEAAAAPVGIFTAVPSSVPATMLDTNGAGEFLADAMREFAERPDVAGLGEVMCYYDVAERRPEIMAKIALFRDKTIDGHTAGMPADLLDAYIGAGIRNDHECTDAAGMLERYRKGMNIYIREGSAARNAEVLLRCVKERGLDTARFAFCTDDKHLATIAAEGHISYIVRMARRLGFGWGETARMASWNPCRFYGLEDRGNVREGYVADLVVTDDACNRIVYVIKDGRLVAAEGRLTGTTGCGAAPRRDFPNTVRFREMHAADFTLPDTMKKVAIELVEGQLLTRKTPLADGEWRGLTRLATVERHGRNGNIAVCMLKGYGIRNGAVATSVSHDAHNVVCAGDNAADIAVACNRLRELGGGYTIASGGRIVGELPLPAYGLMSAENASTVAETIHHLEKQAHAMGVNRRIDAFTTLSFVALPVIPSLRLLDTGLYDVDESRFIR; encoded by the coding sequence ATGAAAGCAATATTGATGAAGGGCGGTTCCGTGGCGGACGGTCAGCGGGGAACGGTCTCCCGTGCCGACGTACTCGTCCGGGACGGCCGGATAGCCGCAGTCGGAGAAGGTCTTCCGGCCGCCGGAGCCGAAACGCTGGACTGCACGGGACTGATGGTCACGGCAGGTTTCGTGGATGCGCATGTACACATCGAGTCGAGCATGGTACTCCCCTCCGCCTTCGGAGAAGCGGTACTGCCGCACGGTACCACATGCGTGATAGCCGACCCGCACGAAGTGGTGAACGTGGCCGGAGCCGAAGGACTGCGGAGTTTTCTCGACGAGGCCGCTGCAGCCCCCGTCGGCATTTTCACCGCCGTTCCTTCGAGCGTCCCCGCCACCATGCTCGACACCAACGGCGCGGGCGAGTTCCTCGCCGATGCGATGCGGGAATTCGCCGAACGCCCCGACGTGGCCGGACTGGGCGAAGTGATGTGTTACTACGACGTAGCCGAACGCCGTCCGGAAATCATGGCGAAAATCGCCCTCTTCCGCGACAAGACCATCGACGGCCATACGGCCGGCATGCCGGCCGACCTGCTGGACGCCTACATCGGGGCCGGTATCCGGAACGACCACGAGTGTACCGACGCCGCAGGCATGCTGGAGCGCTACCGGAAGGGAATGAACATCTATATCCGGGAAGGGAGTGCGGCCCGCAACGCGGAGGTACTGCTGCGCTGCGTGAAAGAGCGGGGGCTGGACACTGCGCGGTTCGCGTTCTGCACCGACGACAAGCACCTGGCCACCATCGCAGCGGAAGGACACATCTCCTATATCGTCCGCATGGCCCGCCGGCTGGGCTTCGGATGGGGCGAAACGGCCCGCATGGCCTCCTGGAACCCCTGCCGTTTCTACGGTCTGGAAGACCGCGGCAACGTCCGCGAAGGATACGTTGCCGACCTCGTCGTCACGGACGACGCCTGCAACCGCATCGTCTATGTCATAAAAGACGGCCGGTTGGTCGCCGCGGAAGGCCGTCTCACCGGCACGACAGGCTGCGGCGCCGCCCCGCGCCGCGACTTCCCGAATACCGTCCGTTTCAGAGAGATGCACGCAGCGGACTTCACCCTGCCCGATACGATGAAAAAGGTGGCCATCGAATTGGTGGAGGGACAGCTTCTCACACGCAAAACACCCCTGGCCGATGGGGAGTGGCGGGGACTGACACGCCTGGCCACGGTGGAACGCCACGGCAGGAACGGCAACATCGCCGTCTGCATGCTCAAAGGGTACGGCATCCGCAACGGAGCCGTCGCCACCAGCGTCTCGCACGATGCACACAACGTGGTCTGCGCCGGCGACAACGCAGCGGACATAGCCGTGGCATGCAACCGGCTGCGTGAACTCGGCGGCGGATATACGATAGCCTCCGGCGGCAGGATTGTCGGCGAACTTCCCCTGCCGGCATACGGCCTGATGTCCGCCGAGAATGCCTCCACGGTCGCCGAAACGATACATCATCTGGAAAAGCAAGCCCACGCCATGGGCGTGAACCGCCGCATAGACGCCTTCACGACACTCTCTTTCGTAGCCCTGCCGGTCATACCCTCCCTGCGCCTGCTCGATACGGGACTGTACGACGTGGACGAAAGCCGGTTCATCCGGTAG
- a CDS encoding cation diffusion facilitator family transporter produces MDEMNRGGGKVRGPAAETGEPASGKRHGPAHGGHAHSHAHAEPLDHLNRAFLVGIVLNVAYVVVELAAGFFLNSVSLISDAGHNLSDVVSLVLVLLAFKLARVKPNSKYTYGYKKSTVLVSLLNACILLVAVGVIVWESIGKLREPHPVEGGAIAWVAGVGIVINAFTAWLFMKDRKRDLNVKGAFLHMAADALVSLGVVVSGIVISATGWYVIDPIIGLVIAAVILVSTTHLLFDSLRLSLDGVPSGVVAPEELRRRIMEAEPAVHDIHHIHIWALSTTENALTAHVVIDSAEEEGRVKAAVKHDLAEMGITHSTLEFEYPGGNACSAGECHSCR; encoded by the coding sequence ATGGACGAAATGAATAGAGGAGGCGGAAAGGTTCGCGGCCCTGCGGCGGAGACCGGCGAACCGGCCTCCGGAAAACGGCACGGCCCTGCGCATGGAGGACATGCCCACAGCCATGCCCATGCGGAGCCGCTCGACCATCTGAACAGGGCGTTCTTGGTCGGTATTGTACTGAATGTGGCGTATGTCGTCGTCGAGCTCGCTGCCGGTTTTTTTCTGAACTCCGTATCGCTGATTTCCGATGCAGGTCATAACCTGAGCGATGTGGTCAGCCTCGTATTGGTACTGCTGGCCTTCAAACTGGCACGGGTAAAACCCAATTCGAAATATACGTACGGATACAAGAAGAGTACGGTGCTCGTTTCGCTGCTGAATGCCTGCATCCTGCTCGTCGCGGTCGGTGTCATCGTCTGGGAGAGTATCGGCAAACTGCGCGAACCGCATCCCGTCGAAGGGGGTGCCATTGCGTGGGTGGCCGGCGTCGGCATCGTGATAAATGCCTTTACTGCATGGCTTTTCATGAAAGACCGTAAGCGCGACCTGAATGTCAAGGGAGCTTTCCTGCACATGGCGGCCGATGCCCTTGTTTCACTCGGTGTGGTGGTATCGGGTATCGTGATAAGCGCGACCGGCTGGTATGTCATCGACCCGATAATAGGGCTCGTGATAGCTGCCGTCATACTCGTTTCCACGACGCATCTGCTGTTCGACAGCCTGCGGCTTTCGCTCGATGGGGTGCCGTCCGGAGTCGTTGCTCCCGAGGAGCTGCGCCGCCGAATCATGGAAGCGGAGCCGGCCGTACACGACATTCACCACATTCATATATGGGCATTGAGTACGACTGAGAATGCGCTGACCGCGCATGTGGTGATAGATTCGGCCGAAGAAGAGGGCCGGGTGAAGGCGGCTGTGAAACACGATTTGGCCGAAATGGGTATCACGCATTCTACGCTCGAATTCGAGTATCCCGGCGGTAATGCCTGCTCGGCGGGAGAGTGCCATTCCTGTCGGTAA
- a CDS encoding transglycosylase SLT domain-containing protein, whose protein sequence is MFKRRILPVMLFLLILCECGTGEGGGDGRNFAAGYGRPVRVSAAAGIPGCFVVGGERYGYFCELMEAYAENGGRELDFTAGVSSARMWNNLRSGLTDVGVAVSSDVEAGALSLPVRTTTYVMLAGRERPCGGTGLSGTVGSGRVVMPEGFTRTASYAGLLDSLAGAQLYISPLNVYELAAGLARGESDFLICEQGEAAVVGEFVPGLATVYEFAERVDISMVFSPENPALYYDFVRWFGGYSRTEEYAALCDVYSGRGNGRCFGGAEGDRRVPNGISVWDGMIREVGMREGVDWRLLSAIAYKESRFRHNVVSPSGACGLMQIMPVTARHFKIDQRRLSDPEVNITLAAKLIKSIDESLGFAEGTPDESRLSIILAAYNCGIGTVRDARRLARAEGENPDSWEAVSRCLALMGDGDYMCDSVTYRRFSGYGETLAFVDGVKQKYYTYRKVVE, encoded by the coding sequence ATGTTTAAAAGACGAATATTGCCTGTCATGCTCTTCCTGCTGATCCTGTGCGAATGCGGTACGGGGGAGGGAGGAGGTGACGGCCGGAATTTCGCTGCGGGTTACGGCCGGCCGGTCAGGGTTTCGGCGGCTGCCGGCATACCGGGATGCTTCGTCGTAGGCGGAGAGCGTTACGGCTATTTCTGCGAACTGATGGAGGCGTATGCGGAGAACGGGGGACGGGAACTCGATTTTACCGCAGGGGTGTCTTCGGCCCGTATGTGGAACAATCTCAGAAGCGGTTTGACGGATGTCGGTGTTGCGGTCTCTTCCGATGTGGAGGCCGGAGCGCTGTCGCTTCCGGTCAGGACGACCACCTATGTCATGCTTGCCGGAAGGGAGCGTCCGTGCGGCGGAACCGGTCTTTCCGGGACGGTCGGCAGCGGTCGGGTGGTGATGCCCGAAGGGTTTACCCGTACGGCGAGTTATGCCGGGTTGCTCGATTCGCTTGCCGGTGCGCAGTTGTACATCTCGCCGCTGAATGTATATGAACTCGCTGCGGGGCTTGCCCGCGGAGAGTCCGACTTTCTGATATGCGAGCAGGGGGAAGCGGCCGTGGTAGGGGAGTTTGTCCCGGGATTGGCGACCGTCTATGAATTTGCGGAACGGGTGGACATCAGCATGGTCTTTTCGCCCGAAAATCCTGCCCTGTATTACGATTTCGTACGTTGGTTCGGCGGATACAGCCGGACGGAGGAGTATGCCGCGCTGTGCGATGTCTACTCCGGCCGGGGAAATGGCCGGTGTTTCGGCGGTGCGGAGGGTGACCGCCGTGTGCCGAACGGCATCTCGGTATGGGACGGCATGATACGGGAGGTCGGTATGCGGGAGGGGGTGGATTGGCGCCTGCTGTCGGCTATCGCTTACAAGGAGTCGCGTTTCCGGCATAATGTCGTGTCGCCGAGCGGGGCCTGCGGACTGATGCAGATAATGCCCGTCACGGCCCGCCATTTCAAGATAGACCAGCGGAGACTCTCCGACCCGGAGGTGAACATCACGCTGGCGGCGAAACTCATCAAAAGCATCGACGAATCGCTGGGATTTGCGGAGGGCACTCCCGACGAGTCGCGCCTCAGCATCATTCTGGCCGCCTATAACTGCGGAATAGGGACAGTCCGGGATGCCCGCCGGCTCGCCCGGGCCGAAGGGGAGAATCCCGATTCGTGGGAGGCTGTGTCGCGCTGCCTCGCCCTGATGGGCGACGGTGACTATATGTGCGATTCGGTGACCTATCGCCGTTTCAGCGGATACGGCGAGACGCTCGCTTTCGTGGATGGTGTCAAACAGAAATATTATACCTATCGGAAAGTGGTCGAGTGA
- a CDS encoding tetratricopeptide repeat protein has product MATKSTNANSKPRKGEHVDPEQKIETALDKTELFFQKYTKQLLTGLLVVVIVVGGYFAYEYLVKRPRAVKAAEMMFVAEQLFAAEDYTAALEGDGSNAGFLDVVSQYGATRPGRLAAHYAGVCYMKLGDFDAAMEYLNKYKKVKGAPGVIINAQNFGLKGDICVERGDYAKAEVLYAQAADAADNVLSTPYYLRKLAFVYAELGRMEEAVNVCERIKTEYASSLEARDIDKLIGEFEQAR; this is encoded by the coding sequence ATGGCCACTAAATCCACGAACGCTAATTCTAAACCCAGGAAAGGGGAACATGTAGACCCGGAACAGAAAATCGAGACCGCTCTCGATAAGACCGAACTGTTTTTCCAGAAATATACCAAGCAGCTGCTTACGGGACTGCTCGTAGTGGTGATTGTCGTGGGCGGCTATTTCGCTTACGAATACCTCGTGAAGAGGCCCCGTGCCGTCAAGGCCGCCGAGATGATGTTCGTTGCCGAACAGCTTTTCGCAGCAGAGGACTATACGGCCGCACTCGAGGGCGACGGCAGCAATGCAGGTTTTCTCGACGTCGTTTCACAGTACGGCGCCACCCGTCCGGGACGTCTCGCGGCCCACTATGCCGGCGTGTGCTACATGAAGCTCGGCGATTTCGATGCGGCAATGGAGTACCTCAACAAATACAAGAAGGTAAAAGGAGCGCCTGGCGTGATAATCAACGCGCAGAACTTTGGACTCAAGGGCGACATCTGCGTCGAACGCGGCGATTACGCCAAGGCCGAGGTGCTGTATGCCCAGGCTGCGGATGCTGCCGACAATGTGCTCTCCACTCCTTATTATCTCCGCAAACTTGCCTTCGTATATGCCGAACTCGGCAGGATGGAGGAGGCTGTGAATGTCTGCGAACGCATCAAGACGGAGTACGCTTCGAGCCTTGAGGCGAGAGATATCGACAAACTTATCGGGGAGTTCGAACAGGCCCGATAG
- the pssA gene encoding CDP-diacylglycerol--serine O-phosphatidyltransferase, with product MKAKLITLPNIITLANLLCGTLGIISMVSLQSAGALRVAFVLMLAAALFDFLDGFVARLTGQYSPVGAQLDSLADMVSFVVLPTVVAMKIYYLAGGYGAWSAVMLLITACGALRLARFNVSDDQKREFVGLPVPACALFVGAFGWYMSGRIGLPAAAWMQWAVLAAGVVLALLMVSPVSMFSLKFEGFGFAGNEVRYTYLLVSLVIVLVAGMPGVGLAILLYILYSLVIWLVGRCK from the coding sequence ATGAAAGCAAAGCTTATCACGCTGCCCAATATCATTACGCTCGCCAATCTGCTGTGCGGTACGCTGGGCATTATATCGATGGTGTCGCTCCAGTCGGCCGGGGCATTGCGCGTGGCGTTCGTGCTCATGTTGGCGGCAGCCCTCTTCGATTTCCTCGACGGGTTCGTGGCGCGGCTCACCGGGCAATATTCCCCTGTCGGAGCCCAGCTCGATTCGCTGGCCGACATGGTCAGTTTCGTCGTGCTGCCAACCGTCGTCGCCATGAAAATCTACTATCTCGCCGGAGGATACGGCGCATGGAGCGCGGTGATGCTGCTGATAACGGCCTGCGGGGCGTTGCGGCTCGCCCGGTTCAACGTTTCGGACGACCAGAAGCGGGAGTTCGTCGGGTTGCCCGTACCTGCCTGCGCCCTGTTCGTGGGGGCGTTCGGCTGGTACATGTCGGGCCGTATCGGTTTGCCGGCGGCGGCATGGATGCAGTGGGCCGTACTCGCCGCAGGGGTGGTGCTGGCTCTGCTGATGGTCTCTCCCGTGAGCATGTTTTCGCTGAAGTTCGAGGGGTTCGGCTTCGCGGGCAACGAGGTGCGGTATACCTATCTGCTGGTGTCGCTGGTCATCGTTCTGGTCGCCGGCATGCCGGGCGTCGGGCTCGCCATCCTGCTCTATATCCTCTATTCGCTTGTGATATGGCTTGTGGGTAGGTGTAAGTGA
- a CDS encoding LemA family protein — translation MKKGWIIAIAIVAVLVIWFATGYNSLVKQEEGVKTAWSQVENQYQRRSDLIPNLVNTVKGYASHESETLEGVVAARARATQTTIDADNLTPEAIEKYQAAQGELTAALGRLLMIQENYPDLKANQNFSELQAQLEGTENRIATERRNFNEAARAYNTRVRRFPTNIIAGLFGFGQYPYFEAAEGSATAPVVEF, via the coding sequence ATGAAGAAAGGATGGATAATCGCGATAGCCATCGTGGCCGTACTGGTCATCTGGTTCGCAACGGGGTATAACTCGCTCGTGAAGCAGGAGGAGGGAGTGAAGACTGCATGGTCGCAGGTGGAGAACCAGTATCAGCGGCGCAGTGACCTGATACCCAATCTTGTGAATACGGTCAAGGGGTATGCGTCGCATGAGTCCGAAACCCTTGAGGGTGTGGTGGCTGCCCGTGCGCGTGCCACGCAGACGACCATAGATGCCGACAATCTGACGCCGGAGGCCATCGAGAAATACCAGGCCGCGCAGGGCGAACTGACCGCTGCACTCGGCCGCCTGCTGATGATACAGGAGAACTATCCCGACCTGAAGGCCAACCAGAATTTCTCCGAGCTGCAGGCACAGCTCGAAGGGACGGAGAACCGTATCGCTACCGAACGCCGCAATTTCAACGAGGCGGCGCGGGCTTACAATACACGGGTACGCCGCTTCCCGACCAATATCATAGCGGGACTGTTCGGATTCGGACAGTATCCCTATTTCGAAGCGGCTGAAGGCAGTGCGACGGCTCCGGTAGTGGAGTTTTAG
- the recF gene encoding DNA replication/repair protein RecF (All proteins in this family for which functions are known are DNA-binding proteins that assist the filamentation of RecA onto DNA for the initiation of recombination or recombinational repair.): MYIRKLSLLNFKNIAQADLELAPGINCFTGRNGAGKTNVIDAVWYLAMCKSSLAMTDGQSVRHGEEFFLLNGEYLSDGGRHETVTCSFKRNGGKTLKRNGKEYERLSEHIGAVPTVIVSPADIFLVSDAADERRKWLNSFISQNDREYLNALIRYNHALAERNRLLKQLRSAAQGDLLEVFDMQLEAHGRVIHAKRAETIEKLGPIVARHYRAISGDREKVELSYRSELNGATFGEVLAAARDRDIANQFTTSGVHRDDMVMRIGGYPLKKYGSQGQQKSFLIALKLAQHAIIAEETGERPILLLDDLFDKLDASRLEALITLVGDGSFGQTVISDCNHTRLTSILDNCGARYTLFTVEEGEITEERREA, from the coding sequence ATGTATATCCGCAAACTGTCGCTGCTGAACTTCAAAAACATAGCACAGGCCGACCTCGAACTCGCTCCGGGCATCAACTGCTTCACGGGACGCAATGGGGCCGGCAAGACCAACGTGATAGACGCCGTATGGTATCTGGCGATGTGCAAAAGTTCGCTTGCCATGACCGACGGGCAGAGCGTGCGCCACGGCGAAGAGTTCTTTCTGCTCAACGGGGAGTATCTGTCGGACGGCGGCCGCCACGAAACGGTGACCTGCTCGTTCAAGCGCAACGGCGGCAAGACGCTCAAACGCAACGGCAAGGAGTACGAACGGCTCTCCGAACACATCGGTGCGGTTCCCACGGTCATCGTATCTCCGGCCGACATCTTTCTCGTCAGCGACGCCGCTGACGAACGGCGCAAATGGCTCAACTCGTTCATTTCGCAAAACGACCGGGAATACCTCAACGCACTCATCCGTTACAACCATGCGCTCGCCGAACGGAACCGGTTGCTCAAGCAGCTCCGCTCCGCCGCACAGGGCGACCTGCTCGAAGTATTCGACATGCAGTTGGAGGCGCACGGCAGGGTAATACATGCCAAAAGAGCGGAAACGATAGAGAAACTCGGTCCAATCGTCGCACGGCATTACCGCGCCATATCGGGTGACCGCGAAAAAGTGGAGCTCTCCTACCGCTCCGAGCTGAACGGCGCCACGTTCGGCGAGGTGCTGGCGGCGGCACGCGACAGGGACATCGCGAACCAGTTCACTACAAGCGGTGTCCACCGCGACGACATGGTCATGCGCATCGGCGGATATCCGTTGAAGAAATACGGTTCGCAGGGGCAGCAGAAATCATTCCTGATAGCACTGAAACTGGCGCAGCACGCCATCATCGCGGAAGAGACCGGCGAACGCCCCATCCTGCTTCTCGACGATTTATTCGACAAGCTGGACGCTTCGCGTCTCGAAGCGCTCATCACCCTCGTCGGAGACGGAAGTTTCGGACAGACCGTCATCTCCGACTGCAACCATACGCGGCTGACCTCCATACTCGACAACTGCGGAGCACGTTATACGCTTTTCACCGTGGAGGAGGGCGAGATAACCGAGGAGAGGAGGGAAGCATGA
- a CDS encoding TPM domain-containing protein: MRKLFVILLFAFCAANTLFGSSRAYRVEDIPNVQAADRTRFVSNPDGLLSQSAVYRIDTMLYSLKESGRAQVVVVAVNSIGDEVPFDFLQQLVTRWGVGRKEADDGLGILLVVDQGAIEIQTGYGLEGDLPDALLKRIINNYMLPAFRERDWDRGMTEGVAAIAGVLNGRPPAELSEDDGGAIGMLFFFFGVPLLVIIIALVFAGRCPRCHKRTLKRVGTEVISRTRNEVVEETTYVCRNCGYVVKRRSSDHSGGGGTGGMIIGGGLGGMLGGMGGHGGGFGGGFGGGSFGGGGARGSF; encoded by the coding sequence ATGCGGAAATTGTTTGTCATCCTATTGTTCGCCTTTTGTGCTGCGAATACCCTCTTCGGTAGTTCGCGAGCCTATCGCGTGGAGGATATTCCCAATGTGCAGGCGGCCGACCGAACCCGCTTCGTCAGCAACCCCGACGGGCTGCTGTCGCAGTCGGCGGTTTACCGCATCGACACCATGCTCTATTCGCTGAAGGAGAGCGGCAGGGCCCAGGTCGTTGTCGTGGCCGTGAACTCCATCGGGGATGAAGTACCCTTCGACTTTCTGCAGCAGCTCGTTACGCGCTGGGGAGTGGGGCGCAAGGAGGCGGATGACGGGCTCGGCATTCTGCTCGTCGTCGACCAGGGAGCGATAGAGATACAGACCGGATACGGTCTCGAAGGCGACCTGCCGGATGCCCTGTTGAAGAGGATAATCAATAATTATATGCTGCCGGCCTTCCGGGAGCGCGACTGGGACCGCGGGATGACGGAGGGAGTCGCCGCCATCGCCGGCGTGCTCAACGGCCGGCCGCCTGCGGAACTCTCCGAGGACGACGGCGGGGCGATTGGCATGCTCTTCTTTTTCTTCGGCGTGCCGCTTCTTGTTATCATTATCGCCCTCGTGTTCGCCGGACGTTGTCCGCGCTGTCACAAGCGGACGCTGAAGCGTGTCGGTACCGAGGTCATCTCCCGGACGAGGAATGAGGTGGTGGAGGAGACCACCTACGTCTGCCGCAACTGCGGTTATGTGGTGAAGCGGCGGAGCAGCGACCACAGCGGCGGAGGCGGCACGGGCGGTATGATAATAGGCGGAGGTCTCGGCGGTATGCTGGGCGGTATGGGCGGTCACGGCGGCGGATTCGGAGGAGGTTTCGGCGGCGGCAGTTTCGGCGGCGGCGGTGCCCGCGGAAGTTTCTGA
- a CDS encoding putative porin, with protein sequence MRGLKYKIITVLAVFVMPFCAEVSGQSFNTLNPGMGDFNDMNFQTPGGIGANPFQTEEGPLDSARMDTTKKERKPLESYFFNDSIRSQNNFAWNINMSMNRIEMTRIDTILYDFQVDYPFLKKDVGDAYLGNLGAPSIPLGFYDRPQFRDFQMAQPLYSYLYTPESAPFYNVKKPLTQLGYITAGQRQYAEENISILHAQNITPSTGFNVTYHTMGTRGIYMNQATRDTDFSLGVSHNGKRYTGYAGYIFNTIRMQENGGVVDDWYITGVKKERPFEIPFMLSDARNILKNNTFYTFHSYGIPLRRLTDDDFSMAGVPAIYVGYSLQYDSWNRVYTDTYSGMQTPSKDGGSADAPVPTTPFYEHWYFNGTASRDSTFESKLSNRLFVQLQPWDRDAIVGTVDAGVGLDAHRYYQFRQQDYLTGNMKPVKKESFYVYGAVDGKFKKYFQWNGKLRYVPLGYRQHDLDAEANATLSVYFKEHPVSLTGRFSYSLHEPSYWSQTFSSNHFIWNNSFRKENETRLEVKLTAPTVNAEAAFYQSVLGNRVYYGANAMPSQALHAVSVTGVYARKDFRIGGLHLNHRVLLQWSTDQQVVPVPLVSAYISYFFEFDAVRDVLRLKIGVDGRYNTKYYAFGYNPATGQFYNQRAQQIGGYPMLDVYIAAKWKRMRILLKVAHLSEDFFNTREYFQVLHYPLNKRVFKIGISWGFYD encoded by the coding sequence ATGCGCGGTCTGAAATATAAAATCATAACGGTCCTTGCCGTGTTCGTTATGCCGTTCTGTGCGGAGGTTAGCGGACAGAGCTTCAATACGCTGAATCCCGGCATGGGCGATTTCAACGACATGAATTTCCAGACCCCCGGCGGCATTGGCGCCAATCCGTTCCAGACTGAGGAAGGGCCACTCGATTCGGCCAGGATGGATACCACCAAAAAGGAGCGCAAACCGCTGGAATCCTACTTCTTCAACGATTCGATACGTTCGCAGAACAACTTCGCGTGGAACATCAACATGTCCATGAACCGGATAGAGATGACGCGCATTGATACGATATTGTACGACTTTCAGGTGGATTATCCCTTCCTGAAGAAAGACGTAGGCGATGCCTATCTCGGCAATCTCGGGGCCCCCTCCATCCCGCTGGGGTTCTACGACCGTCCGCAGTTCCGGGATTTCCAGATGGCCCAGCCGCTCTACTCCTATCTTTACACTCCGGAGAGCGCCCCGTTCTACAATGTGAAGAAACCGCTTACCCAACTGGGGTACATCACCGCCGGACAGCGGCAGTATGCGGAGGAGAATATCTCCATTCTACACGCGCAGAACATCACTCCCTCGACGGGATTCAACGTGACGTATCATACGATGGGAACGCGCGGCATCTACATGAACCAGGCCACGCGCGATACGGATTTCTCGCTCGGCGTGTCGCACAACGGCAAACGGTATACCGGTTACGCCGGATATATCTTCAATACCATCCGTATGCAGGAGAACGGCGGCGTAGTGGACGACTGGTATATCACGGGCGTGAAGAAGGAGCGCCCGTTCGAAATCCCCTTTATGTTATCGGATGCGAGAAATATATTGAAGAACAATACTTTCTATACCTTCCACAGTTACGGTATCCCGTTGCGCCGCCTGACCGACGACGACTTTTCGATGGCAGGCGTGCCGGCCATTTACGTGGGATACTCGCTACAGTACGACAGTTGGAACAGGGTTTATACCGATACCTATTCCGGCATGCAGACCCCCAGTAAGGACGGCGGGTCGGCCGATGCGCCGGTACCGACGACGCCCTTTTACGAGCACTGGTATTTCAACGGTACCGCCTCGCGCGACTCGACCTTCGAATCGAAACTCTCCAACAGGCTGTTCGTCCAGCTCCAGCCCTGGGACCGGGATGCCATCGTGGGAACGGTGGATGCGGGGGTCGGATTGGATGCGCACCGTTATTACCAGTTCCGTCAGCAGGATTACCTGACGGGCAATATGAAACCCGTCAAGAAGGAGAGTTTCTACGTTTACGGTGCGGTGGACGGCAAGTTCAAAAAGTATTTCCAATGGAACGGAAAGCTGCGGTACGTGCCTCTGGGCTACCGACAGCATGACCTCGATGCCGAGGCCAATGCGACGCTCAGCGTCTATTTCAAGGAGCATCCCGTTTCGCTCACGGGAAGGTTCAGCTATTCGCTGCACGAGCCTTCCTACTGGAGCCAGACGTTTTCCTCTAACCATTTCATATGGAACAACTCCTTTCGGAAGGAGAATGAGACCCGTCTTGAGGTAAAGCTGACCGCCCCGACCGTCAATGCGGAGGCGGCCTTTTACCAGAGCGTGCTCGGCAACCGGGTGTATTACGGCGCGAATGCCATGCCCAGCCAGGCCCTGCATGCCGTCAGCGTGACGGGAGTGTATGCCAGGAAGGATTTCCGCATAGGCGGCCTTCATTTGAACCACAGGGTATTGCTGCAATGGAGTACCGACCAGCAGGTAGTCCCCGTGCCTTTAGTCAGCGCCTATATCTCCTATTTCTTCGAGTTCGACGCCGTGCGCGACGTGCTGCGCCTCAAGATAGGGGTGGACGGGAGATATAATACCAAATATTACGCATTCGGGTACAATCCGGCGACCGGACAGTTCTACAACCAGCGGGCGCAGCAGATAGGCGGTTACCCGATGCTCGACGTGTACATTGCCGCCAAGTGGAAACGTATGCGTATCCTGCTGAAAGTGGCACATCTGAGCGAGGATTTCTTCAATACGAGGGAGTATTTCCAGGTACTCCACTATCCGCTCAACAAGCGCGTATTCAAGATAGGCATCTCGTGGGGATTCTATGACTGA